AACAAGGCATTTTCAAACATCAGAGCTTCAACTTAATCAACATTAAGTCATTGGATCCTTGTAAATTGGAGAAGATTAACTCTGCCAGAGATTCAGCTTGTCTGGTCATAACTTAATTGAAAGATATCTTTATTTAACATTGTGCAAAAGGGCATGAGCTGTAGAATCCCAAGCGTTCAAGTTAAAACTTGGTCAAATCTTTTCTAAAGAACAGAGGGAAGGTGAGGCATCAGAGGACTAAGGATGGAGAAGGAAAATTCTTTCAGAGAAACTCCCACCCCAGTGATGAGAAGCTGGCTGTTCTTTCCCCCCGAAATGCACTCATGCTCTGGTGAGCAGGAAAGGCTTACAGAGACACAGGCGACAGGAGCTCAGCCGAGCCCTTCCTGAATGCCTCGGATCCTCCTGGCCAGTTGCACATCCTTCGGGAAGAGAGTAACACGGCCGGCGTGTAAGGAGAGGAGGTAGGCGTCCTCAAAGAGATGAACCAGAAACGCTTCTGCCGCCTAAGgacagaaagaggagaaagactgACAGACGAGGTGTCACGGGCTGCTTTTTGCTTAGAGACATGCTCAGCTCAGTCTCTGAGGGCTTGAAGGACTATAGGAAAGACAAAGGAGACTGAACGTTGCATGGGAATTCTGCTACTGCCAAATAAGAACCTGGCCTCCACGCCCTGAGTGTTCCTTGTTGCTCTTTTTAAGGAAGTGAGATTCAGCCTGACAGTCTACAGTCAGCCACTCGGAGTTCCAGAACGCCTTTCCCCCATACTCACCCCTCACCCAATTGTACCTTGGCCCCCGTCTTACCTCTTGTAGGGCCAACAGGGCTTGGGCTTGCCAATTGAAGTCCACACCACGAGTGAATTGAACACATATTTCTCTTGCCTGTGAAGGAGTGGGGATGGGAGCAAGGGagaaggggagtggggaggagcagAGAGTAAAAGGAGATTCGAGAGAAGACAGACTCTCTCCACAAGTCTCCATGAATCTTCATTTCCGTTATTCCTTCCTGGCCCTTAATCTTAGGACTTAACTAGTAACTGGCATCAAGTCCAGGGAGCTTAGGAATCAGCAagtctcttctttttttggtggtggggagaggaggagacagtCTCCTGGGGCAGGACAAGGGATGAAAGGGTGGCTGGATGAGAGGTTCCTGTTTACACAGTCAAAGAACACAGTTTCAAAGGTGGTAGTGGTTAGAAATTAATTCTGTAAAGAATTGGAAGGTGCCCTTGGCGGGCTcatgttttcagaaaaagaagagtCCCCAGCCAGGTTAGAGAAGAGGTCCTTTGCCCTTTGGGCAAGAGATGACAGGGCCCCAATACCTGGGAAATTTATAGACAGGAGGCCACACGGGGGTTGGCGGGAAGCTTCCTGGAGCTTACCAGGCGGCAGAACGGGGCCTTCCTTAACAACAGGTGTGTGCTCTTCTGAAGAACTCGGATCTCTCTCAGTACCCGATGTCTCCGACGACGAACTGGAAGGGAGGAAGCGCCTGAGCAAAAGAGTCGGGTCATAGGGGTAAAATGCCACGGAAGAGAGGGGACGCACTGCACCCTGGCTGTCAAACTGCCAAAGCGTAGGCCATAATAGGCTCCACAGACACAGGGCTTTCTGTCTGCTGTAGTCACTGCAGTTATCTTCAGCAGCTGGAGGACAGCGGacaggtgctaaataaatatttggta
The genomic region above belongs to Vicugna pacos chromosome 15, VicPac4, whole genome shotgun sequence and contains:
- the CENPA gene encoding histone H3-like centromeric protein A; this translates as MGPRRSRKPETPRRRTASPPPAAPRPRPSLVRRRRHRVLREIRVLQKSTHLLLRKAPFCRLAREICVQFTRGVDFNWQAQALLALQEAAEAFLVHLFEDAYLLSLHAGRVTLFPKDVQLARRIRGIQEGLG